A region from the Polaribacter sp. Hel1_33_78 genome encodes:
- a CDS encoding GH92 family glycosyl hydrolase, with translation MKNIKNYFLLLLLTLIGIFSFGKITKTTTKKVVDNTKYVNTFIGTGGHGHTFPGATTPYGMVQLSPDTRTLGWDACGGYHHTDSSILGFSHTHLSGTGISDLGDFLFMPFSGEAKVIPGTSEDPDAGYRSRFSHEDEVSSPGFYSVLLKDYDIKAELTATKRAGFHKYKFRKEGKSGIIIDLSHTIYPDHKPNHQFQLISDTEISGYKGSGGWAVTQDIFFKAKFNKPFTVTFYENGKKIEALPNRMSKKLLAVLTFNTKAGEEVLAKVGISSVDYEGASKNLEAEINHWDFDKVKNEAHETWKKELSKINVKGGTEDEKTIFYTGLYHTSISPNTFSDVDFRYRGMDRKIHQSNEEKIYTVFSLWDTFRAYNPLKTITDPDKTNEFINTLLTKYDQGGILPMWELQGNYTGCMIGYHSVPVIVDAYNKGIRGYDVKKAYEAVVHASKYDTTDIFFPSKQVKNILMPKGKLYNETMDFIPADLENESVSKALEYAYNDWCIAQMAKDLGKTDDYNHFMKRSKKYTQYYDTKSGFMRGKNQDGKWREPFDPRFSKHRKDDYTEGNAYQWSWFVPHDVEGLVDLVGGKETFIKNLDVLFSTSSELTGDDVSGDISGLIGQYAHGNEPSHHIAHMYNFVGQPWKTQEVTDKIMNELYFNNPNGLAGNEDCGQMSAWYVLNAMGFYSFSPGNTTYSIGRPIFDEVEINLPTGKKFVIKAKNNSRDNKYIQTTKLNGKKLDTPFFTHEQLIAGGKMEFKMGNLPK, from the coding sequence ATGAAAAATATAAAAAATTACTTTTTACTGCTATTACTTACTTTGATAGGTATTTTCTCTTTTGGTAAAATCACAAAAACAACAACTAAAAAAGTTGTTGATAATACAAAATATGTGAACACATTTATAGGTACAGGTGGTCATGGACATACGTTTCCAGGAGCTACTACACCTTATGGAATGGTGCAATTAAGTCCGGATACAAGAACTTTAGGTTGGGACGCTTGTGGAGGATATCATCATACAGATTCTTCAATTTTAGGATTTTCTCACACACATTTAAGTGGAACAGGAATTAGTGATTTAGGTGATTTTTTATTTATGCCTTTTTCAGGTGAAGCGAAAGTAATTCCAGGAACTTCAGAAGATCCGGATGCAGGATATCGTTCTAGATTTAGTCATGAAGATGAAGTTTCTTCTCCAGGATTTTATTCGGTTTTATTAAAGGATTACGATATTAAAGCTGAACTTACGGCTACTAAAAGAGCGGGTTTTCATAAATATAAGTTCCGTAAAGAAGGGAAATCGGGAATCATTATAGATTTATCCCATACTATTTACCCAGATCATAAACCAAATCACCAATTTCAATTGATTTCTGATACTGAAATTTCTGGTTATAAAGGTTCTGGTGGTTGGGCTGTAACTCAAGATATTTTCTTTAAAGCAAAATTTAATAAACCTTTTACAGTTACTTTTTACGAAAATGGTAAAAAAATTGAGGCCTTACCAAATAGAATGTCTAAAAAATTATTGGCTGTATTAACATTTAATACCAAAGCTGGCGAAGAAGTTTTAGCAAAAGTGGGTATTTCTTCTGTAGATTATGAAGGTGCTAGTAAAAATTTAGAAGCAGAAATTAACCATTGGGATTTTGATAAAGTTAAAAATGAAGCTCATGAAACTTGGAAAAAGGAATTATCAAAAATTAATGTAAAGGGAGGTACGGAAGATGAGAAAACAATTTTTTATACAGGACTATATCACACTTCTATAAGTCCAAATACATTTTCTGATGTAGATTTCAGATATAGGGGAATGGATAGAAAAATTCATCAATCTAATGAAGAAAAAATTTATACAGTGTTCTCTTTGTGGGATACTTTTAGAGCATATAATCCTTTAAAGACAATTACTGACCCTGATAAAACTAACGAATTTATAAATACACTTTTAACAAAATACGATCAAGGTGGTATTTTACCAATGTGGGAATTACAAGGGAATTACACCGGTTGTATGATTGGTTATCATTCTGTGCCAGTAATTGTAGACGCCTATAATAAAGGAATTAGAGGTTATGATGTGAAGAAAGCCTATGAAGCAGTCGTTCACGCATCAAAGTATGATACTACAGATATATTTTTTCCATCAAAACAAGTAAAAAACATTTTGATGCCGAAAGGTAAGCTCTATAATGAGACAATGGATTTTATTCCTGCTGATTTAGAAAATGAATCCGTATCTAAAGCCTTAGAATATGCTTATAATGATTGGTGTATTGCACAAATGGCAAAAGATTTAGGCAAAACAGATGATTACAATCATTTTATGAAACGCTCTAAAAAATACACACAATATTACGATACCAAATCAGGCTTTATGAGAGGGAAAAATCAAGATGGAAAATGGCGTGAGCCTTTTGATCCTCGTTTTTCTAAACATAGAAAAGATGATTATACTGAAGGAAATGCTTATCAATGGTCTTGGTTTGTACCTCATGATGTTGAAGGTTTGGTAGATTTAGTTGGCGGAAAAGAGACGTTTATTAAAAACTTAGATGTTTTATTTTCTACAAGTTCAGAATTAACTGGAGATGATGTTTCTGGAGATATTTCAGGTTTAATTGGTCAATATGCGCACGGAAATGAGCCAAGTCATCATATTGCACATATGTATAATTTTGTGGGTCAACCTTGGAAAACACAAGAAGTTACAGACAAAATTATGAACGAGTTGTATTTTAATAACCCAAATGGATTGGCAGGTAATGAAGATTGTGGACAAATGTCTGCTTGGTACGTATTAAATGCGATGGGTTTCTATTCTTTTAGCCCAGGAAATACGACATATTCTATTGGTCGTCCAATTTTTGATGAAGTAGAAATCAATTTACCAACAGGCAAGAAATTTGTGATTAAAGCAAAAAATAATAGTCGGGACAATAAATACATTCAAACAACTAAATTGAATGGAAAAAAATTAGATACTCCATTTTTTACACACGAGCAGTTAATTGCTGGAGGAAAAATGGAATTTAAAATGGGTAATTTACCTAAATAA
- a CDS encoding glycoside hydrolase family 71/99-like protein has product MKIKSISFLSMLTLFFFNSCKSNIENIKIDNKTNVKINNSIEGKILAGYQGWFNAEGDGANLNWKHYANNKQFNPGNTSVDFWPDVSELDKDELFKTEFVYKDGEPAYVFSSANAKTVNRHFKWMNDYGIDGVFAQRFVVGLTRGQERIDNYNTVFDNCFKAAKNNDRVLSLMYDLSGTTKDNVVETTKEDWKQLVRRYKLNDPTNPNVLTYKGKAVVSIWGVGFNNRKYTLENIKELINFFKNDPRYGNCAVLLGVPTGWRALERDAVSDPKLHEVIKLADIVHPWTPGRYNDLQSADQHKENYTIQDQKWCTENGVMYMPVVFPGFSWYNMKNGKDKFNKIPRLKGAFLWRQFYNAISSDVKAIYVAMFDEIDEGTSIFKIDNNPPVGESKFLTYEGLPSDYYLWQTGQAAKMLRKEIILTKKQPIYPTK; this is encoded by the coding sequence ATGAAAATCAAATCAATCTCATTTTTATCAATGCTAACGCTTTTCTTTTTTAATAGTTGTAAAAGCAATATTGAAAATATAAAGATTGATAATAAAACTAACGTTAAAATAAACAATTCTATAGAAGGTAAAATTTTAGCAGGTTATCAAGGTTGGTTTAATGCAGAAGGTGATGGCGCTAATTTAAATTGGAAACATTATGCTAACAACAAACAATTTAATCCCGGGAATACTTCTGTAGATTTTTGGCCAGATGTAAGCGAACTAGATAAAGATGAACTTTTTAAAACAGAATTTGTTTATAAAGATGGTGAACCTGCCTATGTATTTAGTTCTGCAAATGCAAAAACGGTAAATCGTCATTTTAAATGGATGAATGATTACGGAATTGATGGCGTTTTTGCACAGCGATTTGTTGTAGGCTTAACTAGAGGTCAAGAAAGAATAGATAATTACAATACTGTTTTTGATAACTGTTTTAAGGCTGCAAAAAATAATGATAGGGTATTAAGTTTAATGTACGATTTGTCTGGTACGACCAAAGATAATGTTGTAGAAACTACCAAAGAAGATTGGAAACAATTGGTTAGACGATATAAATTAAACGACCCAACAAACCCAAATGTTTTAACCTATAAAGGAAAAGCGGTGGTATCTATTTGGGGTGTTGGCTTTAATAATAGAAAATACACTTTAGAGAATATTAAAGAGCTCATTAATTTCTTTAAAAATGATCCGAGATATGGCAATTGTGCAGTGCTTTTAGGTGTTCCAACTGGTTGGAGAGCATTAGAGAGAGATGCTGTCAGTGATCCTAAATTACACGAAGTTATTAAGTTGGCAGATATTGTGCACCCTTGGACTCCAGGCCGGTACAACGATTTACAATCTGCAGACCAACACAAAGAAAATTATACCATACAAGACCAAAAATGGTGTACTGAAAACGGAGTAATGTATATGCCTGTTGTTTTTCCTGGTTTCAGTTGGTATAACATGAAAAATGGTAAAGATAAATTTAATAAAATACCACGTTTAAAAGGAGCTTTTTTATGGAGACAATTTTACAATGCAATTTCTTCGGATGTAAAAGCAATTTACGTGGCTATGTTTGATGAAATAGATGAAGGCACGAGTATTTTTAAAATAGATAACAATCCTCCTGTTGGAGAAAGTAAGTTTTTAACTTATGAAGGTTTGCCATCAGATTATTATTTATGGCAAACAGGACAAGCAGCAAAAATGTTGCGTAAAGAAATCATTTTAACAAAAAAACAGCCAATTTATCCAACGAAATAA
- the fucP gene encoding L-fucose:H+ symporter permease, giving the protein MKDLKKIPVVPKKNLISFILVTSLFALWGFANAVTDPMVQAFKKVLELSNSEAAWVQMAFYGGYFCMALPAAMFMRKYSYKVGILIGLALYATGALLFYPAAQSESFMFFCLGLYVLTFGLAFLETAANPYALAMGAKETATQRLNLAQAFNPVGLIAGLFVAQQFVLKNLQSDDIVDFSALEEASKTLIRTTDLLVIRDPYVVLGLFITVVFVIFLVSKMPQSKAEGEMPKIGETFATLGKNSKYTSGVLAQVLYVGGQIMCWTYIYQYAEGIGMDSVTAGYYQMAAFVLFTFGRAIGTYLLRFISSGKLLMYFAVLAMVFSLGTIFIQGIIGLYCLVGISFFMSLMFPTIYGIALGGLSEEQSKVGSAGLVMAIVGGALMPKLQGIIIDAGGNGVADTSIMGVSEVNFSFILPLLCFTFIAWYGFRVFKKYESSSS; this is encoded by the coding sequence ATGAAAGATTTAAAAAAAATACCTGTAGTACCTAAAAAGAATTTAATTTCTTTTATTCTTGTTACCTCATTATTTGCATTATGGGGCTTTGCGAACGCAGTTACAGATCCAATGGTTCAGGCTTTTAAAAAAGTATTAGAATTATCTAATTCTGAAGCAGCTTGGGTACAAATGGCATTTTATGGTGGGTATTTTTGTATGGCTTTGCCAGCAGCAATGTTTATGCGTAAATATTCTTATAAAGTAGGTATTTTAATTGGTTTAGCTCTATATGCAACAGGAGCATTATTATTTTATCCTGCAGCGCAATCAGAAAGCTTTATGTTCTTTTGTTTGGGTCTATATGTATTAACATTTGGTTTGGCTTTTCTAGAAACAGCAGCAAATCCTTATGCATTAGCAATGGGAGCAAAAGAAACAGCTACACAGCGTTTAAATTTAGCACAAGCCTTTAATCCTGTTGGATTAATTGCTGGATTATTTGTAGCCCAACAATTTGTTTTAAAGAACTTACAGTCTGATGATATTGTTGATTTTAGTGCGCTTGAAGAAGCTTCTAAAACCCTTATTAGAACTACTGATTTATTGGTAATTAGAGATCCTTATGTAGTATTAGGATTATTTATTACAGTAGTTTTTGTGATTTTTTTAGTTAGTAAAATGCCGCAATCTAAAGCCGAGGGTGAAATGCCAAAAATTGGTGAAACTTTTGCGACTTTAGGTAAAAACTCTAAATATACATCTGGAGTATTGGCTCAAGTTTTATATGTTGGTGGGCAAATAATGTGTTGGACTTATATTTATCAATATGCAGAAGGCATAGGTATGGATAGTGTTACAGCAGGTTATTATCAAATGGCTGCCTTTGTTTTATTTACGTTTGGTAGAGCTATTGGAACATATTTATTACGTTTTATTAGTTCAGGAAAATTACTAATGTATTTTGCTGTTTTAGCAATGGTTTTTTCCTTAGGAACTATTTTTATTCAAGGTATTATTGGTCTATATTGTTTAGTGGGTATCTCTTTCTTTATGTCTTTAATGTTTCCAACCATTTATGGTATTGCTCTAGGAGGTTTGTCAGAAGAGCAATCTAAAGTAGGTTCTGCAGGTTTGGTTATGGCAATTGTTGGAGGTGCATTAATGCCAAAACTGCAAGGAATTATTATTGATGCTGGTGGAAATGGTGTTGCAGACACTTCGATTATGGGAGTTTCAGAAGTAAACTTTTCATTTATATTACCATTACTATGTTTCACTTTTATAGCTTGGTATGGTTTTAGAGTATTTAAAAAGTATGAATCTAGTAGCTCATAA
- a CDS encoding glycoside hydrolase family 99-like domain-containing protein, which produces MKNIKKILLLIILMISFSCTEDNIAIEDSFLNYDIPIVSVTSDYIVGAQYSRFIRRSTVPEEPTIGVYNPNVSDPAVYEEHVKQAQIAGIDFFIFQFRSANNQNQNNQDTTFINELQAAPNAGDVNFALSYNFGNMGLNNNNRIESKGLVQRFIDDFKLMTPFFDQTNYMKVDGKNVVYLLNSHNLHSDDNAALYQQMRAELTDLGVELYLIGMQNEWTPTLRYDFRFVNGVDAVTHATYAAVNKNLYDRIINFHKFMDQAWLYHKETFEKYNIEYIPTISPSINLKIINGGSNINVFDKDAPWFRANCNVARRAAGTNKIVLVDSFNDWNRGTQLESATSYGEQYLQILREEFKTN; this is translated from the coding sequence ATGAAAAATATAAAAAAAATATTACTACTAATAATCTTAATGATATCTTTTTCATGTACTGAAGATAATATTGCAATAGAAGATTCTTTTTTAAATTATGACATCCCTATTGTATCTGTAACTTCAGACTATATTGTTGGAGCACAGTATAGTAGGTTTATTAGAAGAAGTACAGTCCCTGAGGAACCTACTATTGGTGTTTATAATCCTAATGTATCAGATCCTGCTGTCTATGAAGAACATGTAAAACAGGCACAAATAGCAGGTATAGATTTTTTTATCTTTCAATTTAGATCTGCAAATAATCAAAATCAAAACAATCAAGACACTACGTTTATTAATGAACTACAAGCGGCACCAAATGCAGGAGATGTAAATTTTGCACTATCCTATAATTTTGGGAACATGGGGTTAAATAACAATAATAGAATTGAATCAAAAGGTCTTGTTCAAAGGTTTATTGATGATTTTAAATTGATGACACCATTTTTTGATCAAACTAATTATATGAAAGTTGATGGGAAAAATGTGGTGTATCTTTTAAATAGCCACAATTTACATTCTGATGATAATGCAGCTCTATATCAGCAAATGAGGGCAGAGTTAACTGATCTTGGTGTTGAGCTATATTTAATTGGTATGCAAAATGAATGGACACCAACTTTAAGATATGATTTTAGGTTTGTAAACGGAGTTGACGCCGTTACACATGCAACCTATGCTGCAGTGAATAAGAATTTGTATGATAGAATAATTAATTTTCACAAATTCATGGATCAAGCATGGTTGTATCATAAAGAAACTTTTGAAAAATATAATATTGAATACATTCCTACAATATCTCCATCTATAAATTTAAAAATAATAAATGGAGGAAGTAATATTAATGTGTTTGATAAGGATGCGCCTTGGTTTAGAGCAAATTGCAACGTAGCAAGAAGAGCCGCTGGAACTAACAAGATTGTCTTAGTTGATTCTTTTAACGATTGGAATAGAGGAACACAACTTGAATCTGCAACTTCTTACGGAGAACAATATCTTCAAATATTAAGAGAAGAGTTTAAGACAAATTAA
- a CDS encoding GH92 family glycosyl hydrolase produces MNLVFNKQLINCIQFLVISFFFFSCSNSENRISENLDNVKYVDPQIGGVAPFLQPTRTRIHLPNSMVRMYPERKDYRDDQITSFPLTTRKHRSDLLFNIMPVSGNVNETKKPISAWDQDLEIAHPHYYSTWLEDYDITTEFTPSAQAGIFRFSYQNKNTRKLYLRDLSGDDWQLNDDGSLTGTESFEGMQAYVYAIINQKGTFSSTKFVDDKVNSWITFNDTTNVKPVQFKYGLSFISIAQAKKNLEREIPDFNFETVKEKAHKRWSEVLNQIEVEGGTEAYRRTFYTALYRSYERMINITEDGTYYSNYDKKIHEGEQDFYADDWVWDTFLALHPLRYILQPEMESDMMASYVRMYEQSGWLPQFPQIHGDAPPMNGFHSTIMLLDAHRKGVKNFDAEVAFEAMKKNALEGTMIPWKMGAVAPLDKLALRLGYFPGLNPGEKETEPRVHGFEKRQSVAVTLAQGYDDWALAQFAKELGKEDDYKYFSKTAENYKNLYWKEKGFFMPKDAKGNWIDIDPKFDGGMGGRDYYDENNGWTYLWNPQQDILGLQELMGGRKTFEARLDQMFREDLGRSTYALNARFPDFTGIVGQYSMGNEPSFHIPYLYNFTDSPWKTQKRIRMLLNTWFKDNIFGIPGDEDGGGMSAFVVFSAMGFYPVTPGIPVYTIGSPLFSKISINLPNGNKFTINAPNCNETNKYIQSATLNGKELKGPWFTHDDLINGATITLEMGKYPNKNWGTDQSLIPNNFKN; encoded by the coding sequence ATGAATTTAGTATTTAATAAACAACTTATTAATTGTATACAATTTCTAGTAATTTCTTTTTTCTTTTTTTCTTGTAGTAATTCAGAAAACAGAATATCAGAAAATCTTGACAATGTAAAATATGTAGACCCACAAATTGGTGGTGTTGCTCCTTTTTTACAACCAACAAGAACACGTATACATTTGCCAAATTCTATGGTACGCATGTATCCTGAAAGAAAAGATTATAGAGATGATCAAATTACTTCATTTCCACTTACTACGAGAAAGCATAGGTCAGATTTACTTTTTAATATTATGCCAGTTTCTGGGAATGTTAACGAGACTAAAAAACCAATTTCAGCATGGGATCAAGATTTAGAAATTGCGCATCCACATTACTACTCAACTTGGTTAGAAGATTATGATATTACTACAGAATTTACGCCTTCTGCACAAGCAGGTATTTTTAGATTCAGTTATCAAAATAAAAATACAAGAAAGTTATATTTAAGAGATTTATCTGGTGATGATTGGCAATTAAATGATGATGGTTCTCTAACAGGAACAGAATCTTTTGAGGGTATGCAAGCTTATGTATACGCCATTATAAACCAAAAAGGAACTTTCAGTTCGACAAAATTTGTTGACGATAAAGTAAACTCATGGATTACTTTTAATGATACTACTAACGTTAAGCCAGTCCAGTTTAAATACGGTTTATCATTTATAAGTATAGCACAAGCAAAGAAAAATTTAGAGAGGGAAATACCAGATTTTAATTTTGAAACTGTAAAAGAAAAAGCGCACAAAAGATGGTCTGAAGTACTGAATCAAATTGAAGTTGAAGGAGGAACAGAAGCTTACAGAAGAACATTTTACACAGCTTTATATCGCTCTTACGAAAGAATGATAAATATTACTGAGGATGGTACATATTATAGTAATTATGATAAAAAAATTCACGAAGGCGAACAAGATTTTTATGCCGATGATTGGGTTTGGGATACGTTTTTAGCATTACATCCTTTACGTTATATTTTACAACCAGAAATGGAATCAGATATGATGGCTTCTTATGTAAGAATGTATGAACAATCTGGTTGGTTGCCTCAATTTCCTCAAATTCATGGCGATGCACCACCAATGAATGGTTTTCATTCTACCATCATGTTATTAGATGCGCATAGAAAAGGAGTTAAAAATTTTGATGCAGAAGTAGCTTTTGAAGCGATGAAAAAAAACGCATTAGAAGGCACAATGATTCCTTGGAAAATGGGCGCAGTTGCTCCATTGGACAAATTGGCTTTAAGATTGGGTTATTTTCCAGGATTAAATCCAGGAGAAAAGGAAACTGAACCAAGAGTGCACGGTTTTGAAAAAAGACAATCTGTTGCAGTAACTTTAGCTCAAGGTTATGATGATTGGGCTTTGGCGCAATTTGCAAAAGAATTAGGTAAAGAAGACGATTATAAATATTTTTCTAAAACTGCAGAGAATTACAAAAATTTATACTGGAAAGAAAAAGGATTTTTTATGCCTAAAGATGCCAAAGGAAATTGGATTGATATCGATCCAAAATTTGATGGCGGTATGGGAGGTCGGGATTATTATGACGAAAATAATGGTTGGACTTATTTATGGAATCCGCAACAAGATATTTTAGGATTGCAAGAATTAATGGGCGGAAGAAAAACGTTTGAAGCACGTTTAGATCAAATGTTTAGAGAAGATTTAGGAAGAAGCACGTATGCTTTAAATGCACGGTTTCCCGATTTTACAGGTATTGTTGGTCAATATTCTATGGGAAATGAACCAAGTTTTCATATTCCATATTTATATAATTTTACAGATTCACCTTGGAAAACTCAAAAGAGAATAAGAATGTTATTAAACACTTGGTTTAAAGACAATATTTTTGGTATTCCAGGAGATGAAGATGGTGGAGGAATGTCTGCATTTGTCGTCTTTTCTGCTATGGGTTTTTACCCTGTTACTCCTGGAATTCCAGTATATACTATTGGAAGCCCATTATTTTCTAAAATCAGTATTAATTTACCAAATGGCAATAAGTTTACCATAAACGCACCAAATTGTAATGAAACCAATAAATACATACAGTCTGCAACTTTAAACGGAAAAGAACTAAAAGGTCCTTGGTTTACACATGATGATCTTATCAATGGAGCTACAATTACCCTAGAAATGGGGAAATATCCAAATAAAAATTGGGGTACAGATCAATCTCTCATTCCAAACAATTTTAAAAATTAA
- a CDS encoding arylsulfatase, whose protein sequence is MQRSIKLYLIIIVSSFSNSIIFSQSKKPNVIVFIADDFGYGSTNIYGAQEALIKTPNVNKLAKEGVKFTNAYTTGSVCTPTRYALMTGQYSWRTKLKKGVVNMNDPALIDVKRKTLPKYMQSLGYKTAMVGKWHLGFKEKKFNNLLGDIYPAPTDYGLDYSFALPNNLDDGHKVYIENNKIYGLRSDKISPYGKSFYGKQYKGYDAPQRVTEQVTDDLTNKSIEWMKSLDKDQPFFLYYAAAAVHHPIVPSPQMRGKSNAGAYGDFIQDIDRSLGDLISFLEERGIRENTIIIFASDNGGDIPRKKNLVMPENFAINKGLQINGDYKGDKHTIWDGGFRIPFIVNHLNKIKENKISETTVSTVDIYGFLADYVGNDKGLDLEDAPDSYSFKKAVLKPDQFYERPPLVHRDAQGRKAIRFEGWKFIEEKNKDTKKKMNAEMLFSLTKDKKESTNLAKTEKAVVNKAKNYLSKIIEKSSKEIWKNN, encoded by the coding sequence ATGCAAAGAAGTATAAAACTGTATTTGATAATTATAGTTTCTAGTTTTAGTAACTCAATAATTTTTTCACAATCAAAAAAACCAAATGTCATTGTATTTATTGCAGATGATTTTGGTTACGGTTCAACCAATATTTATGGTGCGCAAGAAGCATTAATAAAAACGCCAAACGTAAATAAATTAGCCAAAGAAGGCGTAAAATTTACAAATGCATATACAACAGGTTCTGTATGCACTCCTACTAGATATGCATTAATGACCGGTCAATATTCTTGGAGAACAAAACTTAAAAAAGGGGTTGTTAATATGAACGACCCAGCCTTAATTGATGTGAAAAGAAAAACATTACCAAAATATATGCAATCTTTAGGTTATAAGACAGCAATGGTTGGTAAATGGCATCTAGGTTTTAAAGAAAAAAAGTTCAATAATTTATTAGGAGATATTTATCCTGCTCCAACAGATTATGGGTTGGATTATAGTTTTGCATTGCCTAATAATTTAGATGATGGACATAAAGTTTACATTGAAAATAACAAGATTTATGGATTGCGTTCTGATAAAATTTCTCCTTACGGAAAATCATTTTATGGAAAACAATACAAAGGATATGATGCCCCACAAAGAGTTACTGAGCAAGTAACAGATGATTTAACAAATAAATCTATAGAGTGGATGAAAAGTTTGGATAAAGACCAGCCATTCTTTTTATACTATGCAGCAGCTGCAGTTCATCATCCCATTGTCCCTAGTCCGCAAATGCGAGGTAAAAGTAACGCAGGTGCTTATGGAGATTTTATTCAAGATATAGACCGTTCTTTAGGAGATTTAATTTCATTTTTAGAAGAAAGAGGTATTAGAGAAAACACCATTATCATTTTTGCGAGCGATAATGGAGGAGATATTCCTAGAAAGAAAAATCTTGTAATGCCAGAAAATTTTGCCATTAATAAAGGCTTACAAATTAATGGAGATTATAAAGGAGATAAACATACCATTTGGGATGGAGGTTTTAGAATTCCGTTTATTGTAAATCATCTAAATAAAATAAAAGAAAATAAAATTTCTGAGACAACAGTCTCAACTGTTGATATTTATGGGTTTCTGGCAGATTATGTTGGTAATGATAAGGGGTTAGATTTAGAAGATGCACCGGATAGTTATAGCTTTAAAAAGGCCGTTTTAAAACCAGATCAATTTTATGAACGACCACCATTAGTGCATAGAGATGCGCAAGGTAGAAAAGCAATTCGTTTTGAAGGTTGGAAATTCATTGAAGAAAAAAATAAAGACACAAAGAAAAAGATGAATGCCGAAATGCTTTTTAGCTTAACTAAAGATAAAAAGGAATCTACAAATCTTGCTAAAACAGAAAAAGCAGTTGTTAATAAAGCAAAAAACTATTTATCTAAAATTATAGAAAAGTCATCCAAAGAAATTTGGAAAAATAATTAA